The DNA segment tttaaatattttaagcaaaCGTTCAAAGGGTGAGGATTCAACCGTCTACTGAGGCGTTCAATGACTATTCTGAAGAGAGACTGATTGCTAGCGGATGGGGAAGGACTTGGACCCAAGGTATaagactaataattattaaaaatcgtaCATTGcatgaaaatatttcacaCAGTACTTAATTTTTTCACGCAGATTTAGTCACgctaaatattgtatgtatgaaACATtgagtaaattaaaaacaccaTTTATAATCTAGGGTACACAAGAATAGGGTatacataatcaaatattatataaattatagctGCAGCAGCAACAACCCTACAATGGACATATCTCCGCGGCGTTGACGACGCATTGTGCCTAAGTCTTTTCACAAGCAGAATTGTCAACTCTAACACTATTTGCGCGCGTTGGTACAACGTCACCTCACAATCTGTTTGCCAGgtaattggtttttttttttacttgggaaATTACATTGCGCATAGccttccgcggcgcgactgcttggtgcGAAAGGGTTATGTGAGAGTTATACTCGCTATTGTGCATACAACCCCAaggcgccaccaacaatcgccatATGggggatgcggtaacagcagagccttatccgcttcccgACATACGATACGGCGGTTGCGTCCGAATCTTCAGCCCATGGTGTGTTTGTGAGGATAAAAAAGGTAATTTGATATTGCCTGTAGTAAAGCTATGCTGTGCCATTGattcattttcttaaaattaatattttcttttttgcaCAACTACGAAAGGAAAATATGGATTGGCAGCAACTCACTTTGTCATTTTAATCAATCTGTGTTAGGTTGAAGCTTGAATGACCcaatggtatatatatatagggtGATAAGCACACTTttacattcttttttttaaatttctctcatgtagtatttttaaaaatttaattcttcttTAATTTCAGGGTGACAGTGGTGGTCCCTTAGTACAATACAAAGACGGTGTCCCAACCTTGGTGGGAGTCACTTCCTTCGTCGCTGGAGCTGCATCTGGAGGTTGCCACTCTGGACATCCTGGTGGTTAGTCATCACGCAGACTATTAggatataaaatcatttgaaaGATGTGTATTACTGTCATGAGTAAAAGTactaacttattttattaattacgatCCTTTTTTTAGGTTTCATTCGACCTGGTCCATTCCTCTCCTGGTTCCAAGAGGTCACTGATGTCGATTTTGAATCTTTGGATGACTTAACTACCACACCACAACCAACTACCCCTGAGCCAACTCCAGAAACCACCCCCGAGCCAACTCCAGAACCCACCCCCGAGCCAACTCCAGAACCAACCCCCGAGCCTACGACAGCACCAACCCCCGAGCCTACACCTGAACCTGAAAAGCCAGATGAAACTCCAGAGGAGGAGGAAGAAGACGATGATGATGACGACGATATCTCCGAACTATTGAAGAAGTTACAGGTCAAAGTGAGAGTTGAAGTCAACCTAAAGAAATACAGGAAGGTTGCCGGAAAAACTAAGGAAATCGAACACATCAGATACTTGCcgattgaataattttaattccaaaTATGCGATGTTTCTaactaaataaactatttatcagaaatatatattatttattgacgaAACAGTAAAATACTTCATACGTCTCACcttcatatcaataatttgACATCTGTCATAACTTACTTTATAGCCCACCACAAAGTacttatagataaaataacgAACCACTCGATAATGCGTGAGAGAAAGCCTGACTGttgatgtttattattaaatttcaacagTAGCCTCTAATTATATCCTGTCATCCTCCGACAACCAGTCGAAACCTTTTGTTATCTGAAATCGTATTACAGTAGGTATGTCTAGCCACCTAGCTAAAAGGAAATATTAATGAACTTACTAATagaatatcataatataatatctaaaataatttttttaaacacttgCAATATAAGACCAAAACTTCGCTTCCTGACTACAGAGACCGGTGTAAAGATTTCTATATTAACCATTGTCAATACGACGTGATATTGCGGAGACCGTATACCTAATGAAAATAGCTACTATTACGGTCGATTGCACCGAGCTGTTAAGCAAATTGAATCTACGTACATATATGAAATCTCTAAGACAAATGAACCTATTATATGTACCTAaagtaattacaaattatggAGGGAGAAACATTGACATTGATATGTTCGCCACGAGTGTGGTGAAGGCAAGGAGAGCTTTGACACAAAATTATTTCGATCATAATGATTAATGAATGATTCATTGtcaactaattaaatatccttttttgttctacaactaaaataattgGCATGTTTTCCatcttatttaagaaaaaactatatgtgaagatttttaattggtcaacattgttatgtatatatataaacatctatttctgtattgtgttgtaaattttcttaataaataaatttagcaaggaaatcaaaaataaaaatgcagacattcattatacatattttattaaaacatccacaaaataaataaaattaaaggccTCCTTCAATAGTCGATACTAAATtagtatataacatttaaataaaaagcgaTACTTcgaatctttatattattcaaaacgTGAAAAATATTggaactaataaaaatttatttgtttgtatacaaTTTCAGATGTCATGTTATTTGGCATTATTGCATTAgcttttcaatgttttttatgCTCTCTGGTAATTTTGGAATAACGCGACTAAACACTACTATTTtagtactataaaataaatgttttaatttttacattccAATATTTTTTCCGTCCACGATTGTATCatatacagttttatattttcaattaaaattaacgcaATCACAgctgtaaattaatattagatgGAATCTTGCTTTTATATCTATTGGCAACcgttaaattatgtttaatgtgAAAAAATGCAATGGTATAAAAtccatttaacatatattgataaaataatataaaaatataaaatgcaaaGTTAAAAGTGGAAGTATCATCATGGAGGAAAACGTCACCTAAACCCACTCAGATCTAATACCAAATACAAATCGCTAACTTTACCCGAATTGAATATTTAGTATTccgctttattattaatttttcgagccatttttttttatttaattactaaaaataaatcaaccgCGTAAGAATACGAACACCCAtctcaaaaatatatgtaccacAGGCAAAATCGATggtttatttagaaattactAGACATTTTGAAATGGCGCAACATTGTTGATAGTACGtgaaaattttttgaaatgatttttcgtctagttaataataatttaacaagctTATTAGATTGGGGCAAAGTTAGCTCTAAACATCCAATACAACTACAACACGATAAAGCACCGTTCTAGACATTAATCTATCGTTAGAGACCTAGCACATTGTTCTACACTCAGAAAATTGCTTTACCAACATTAAAGATTATAGGCATTAACTTTgctacaatataatatttatattcggtttaaataaaaaagctttatagGCAGGTTGGTAAAGCAACCTTACGatagatttacaaatattcATAAGACATTTCCAATTACTTTACCTCGTATATACCcgttatatcaataaatagtgGCCAACGTGAAAGTACGTTGTAACATCAAACAGTATAAAACAAGgctaactattttaaaaatcaattatctACAAGCTTTGACGTTGACAGCGAATTGCAGATAATATACAAAGACAAGTTTTATGCGAACTCCTCCATCTTCTTCATCATCTCTCATCGACTTGGGATGTAATGGAAgaattattcttataaatacGGCTAATATTGatcatatgaaataatatgaatttaactGCCCTTCCCTATGTGAGATATTTTGGTTTTAAGTCATTGcttttctaaaattaataaaatgtggtTTTGAAAGATTAGGAATTCTTAACTTGCCTTGACTATGGATGCTTGGGTTTAATCTTTGTTTTCTTATATGAATATCCTATACTACACTGGTAGTGTTGTgcgtcatttaaaataatatcacaatAAATGGTATTGAGATTTatataaagtgtaaaaaacGATGCtattcaaagtaaaataatataaatttaagcaaacgcaataaatgaaaatactgGAACTATCAAATTTCACAAAACACCATAgcattaaaaacaatgtaagATTTAGATACTAACTCACATTAATTCCTTTACCCCTATTATCCAAACCCGTGTTATCAACCATAACCAAAACTTGGACATGCCTACACAGCCATcgtaacaaattatattaaatcaagtTGCCAGTTAAAAACAAGCAATCATTGTACCTCGTTTTAATTGTCAAAGCAAAATCCCcaacaatatataaacacaTTCAGCATATAACTATGATGTATGTTTAAAtcgtcaaattatttttaattaatgagatgtattggttaaaaatcttatacaaCACACGTACACCATCATAAATATACTCTTTTActcaaaaatatgaaaacagaATAAATCtatgaatttttaacaaacacTAGGCCTATacttttagtaatttaattgtgaacaacgaataatatttaagctCTAATTGACTCATACAGTTAATTAGGAttaaagtaatacaaaatCGATTGTCTTTTTTGTTGTGAAACAACTATTTCTATATGCACCATGCTGATTTGTCTTACGTCCAAGAATTTACGTTCGTAAATGTCCTAGCTTCCTATGTAGAAAGTACATTTCATGGCCTGGAATCGATCACAGCCCTTCTTTTATAGGCTAAAACTACGGCTCGTAACTAGCAATTGCTATTCAAAGTCTCATTCGGCCTCTACAGGTCCAAGTTCAATAGATGCCTTATCTAAGTTGAGTTAATGCTCGTTAGCGAGCTCGTTAATACGTTAGCCATTGAAAATTTCGAAATCTGTATCATTTATAAGGATTTTTaacgtaaattattataatcgtTGATTACAGAAGAtccaaaatcattttaattcagtaacaattaatattgtttcacAATTtcgaattttgtttttgacgaatttgtatataactattacatgaaaattattatttcaaggtGAAAACTCCAATTAACTATCCGGTCGTAATTCTTAACTGCAGAGCCTCTTAAACCATTTTCTTATacgtattatgtatatatatgacaCGACTTTGAACTTTGTTACCATAAAAAGCCTTATACTAATTTCATACTCCATATAGTTTGAAACAG comes from the Pieris rapae chromosome 3, ilPieRapa1.1, whole genome shotgun sequence genome and includes:
- the LOC111001469 gene encoding collagenase-like isoform X3, whose amino-acid sequence is MWSKLVLFMVLVSHAASVQRLSVDFVENVKDFDLNPGRIVSGWDASPGQFPYQASLRARNNMGQLLGCGGSVIHQSWILTAAHCTANYRQITVRAGLIEMNSAEYISDSWDWYNHPTYNSDNPGAVQPNDVALIKLNTPITFSSNVQRVRIQPSTEAFNDYSEERLIASGWGRTWTQAAAATTLQWTYLRGVDDALCLSLFTSRIVNSNTICARWYNVTSQSVCQGDSGGPLVQYKDGVPTLVGVTSFVAGAASGGCHSGHPGGFIRPGPFLSWFQEVTDVDFESLDDLTTTPQPTTPEPTPETTPEPTPEPTPEPTPEPTPEPTTAPTPEPTPEPEKPDETPEEEEEDDDDDDDISELLKKLQVKVRVEVNLKKYRKVAGKTKEIEHIRYLPIE
- the LOC111001469 gene encoding collagenase-like isoform X1 — translated: MPMIVVGDSMLSKLVLLLAVAGFAASTTIRANVDFVENVREYEQNQGRIVSGHDAVLGQIPYQAHLRAIDQSFRILGCGGSVIHESWVITAAHCTANYRQITVRAGLIEMNSAEYISDSWDWYNHPTYNSDNPGAVQPNDVALIKLNTPITFSSNVQRVRIQPSTEAFNDYSEERLIASGWGRTWTQAAAATTLQWTYLRGVDDALCLSLFTSRIVNSNTICARWYNVTSQSVCQGDSGGPLVQYKDGVPTLVGVTSFVAGAASGGCHSGHPGGFIRPGPFLSWFQEVTDVDFESLDDLTTTPQPTTPEPTPETTPEPTPEPTPEPTPEPTPEPTTAPTPEPTPEPEKPDETPEEEEEDDDDDDDISELLKKLQVKVRVEVNLKKYRKVAGKTKEIEHIRYLPIE